CAACTTGAGTGATGTAGACTTCGCTATGCAGTCTTTCCGTAATCTCTTCAGGAGAAGCTGTCTCGAAAAATAGATCTAGCGCCTCTTGAAGATTCTTACGTGCTTTGTCAACTGTATTTCCCTGGCTTGCCACGTCAACCTCCGGGCATAGAGCAACGTAGCCGTCGCCCTCTCTTTCAATGATAGCGGTAAGTTGCTTTGTCATTACTCTCCTCCCTCTTGTTCTTCCATGTTCGTTTAG
This sequence is a window from Candidatus Auribacterota bacterium. Protein-coding genes within it:
- a CDS encoding type II toxin-antitoxin system HicB family antitoxin; this translates as MTKQLTAIIEREGDGYVALCPEVDVASQGNTVDKARKNLQEALDLFFETASPEEITERLHSEVYITQVEVAIG